In Dromiciops gliroides isolate mDroGli1 chromosome 5, mDroGli1.pri, whole genome shotgun sequence, the following are encoded in one genomic region:
- the GALNT4 gene encoding polypeptide N-acetylgalactosaminyltransferase 4: MKVRLAARWAWLSRGCLLLGALVVAYAVVELSVASLRAPSGDGFTSGRWERGLPGVGEKAQDLAQPLYAKPPPDPGALGEWGEASHLQLQGEEEKQAEELIERYAINIYLSDKISLHRHIRDDRMYECRLKTYDYRRLPTTSVIIAFYNEAWSTLLRTIHSVLETSPAVLLKEIILVDDLSDKVYLKAQLETYLSKLQRVRLIRTKKREGLVRARLIGATFATGEVLTFLDCHCECNSGWLEPLLERISQDESVIICPVIDTIDWNTFDFYMQEGEPVIGGFDWHLTFQWQAVPEHERRRWKSRIDPIRSPVMAGGLFAVSKKYFEYLGTYDTGMEVWGGENLELSFRVWQCGGALEIHPCSHVGHVFPKRAPYARPNFRQNTVRAAEVWMDEYKEHFYNRNPLARKENYGDVSERKLLRRRLNCKSFDWYLKTVFPALRVPEDRPGWHGALRSVGISSECLDYKSPDRDPTGAHVSLFGCHGQGGNQFFEYTLKKELRFSVQTELCVTVPKQKNYVGMQYCPKQGSPVPEEIIWHFKEDGTIYHPQSGMCVSAYRTSQGRPDVEMRTCNAIDKNQIWRFEK, translated from the coding sequence ATGAAGGTGCGCTTGGCTGCCAGGTGGGCTTGGCTCAGCAGGGGCTGCCTGCTGCTGGGCGCCCTCGTAGTGGCCTATGCGGTCGTGGAGCTGTCCGTGGCCTCGCTGCGCGCCCCCTCGGGAGACGGCTTCACCTCCGGCAGGTGGGAGAGAGGTTTACCTGGCGTCGGGGAGAAAGCGCAGGACCTGGCCCAGCCCCTGTACGCCAAGCCCCCGCCGGACCCCGGGGCGCTGGGCGAGTGGGGAGAGGCGAGCCACCTCCAGCtgcagggggaggaggagaagcaggcgGAAGAGCTCATCGAAAGGTATGCCATCAACATCTACCTGAGTGACAAGATCTCCCTGCACCGGCACATCCGGGACGATCGCATGTATGAGTGCCGGCTCAAGACCTATGACTACCGCCGGCTGCCCACCACCTCGGTCATCATCGCCTTCTACAACGAAGCCTGGTCCACTCTGCTGCGCACCATCCACAGCGTCCTGGAGACCTCCCCTGCGGTCCTCCTGAAGGAGATTATCCTGGTGGACGACTTGAGTGATAAAGTGTATTTGAAGGCTCAGCTGGAAACCTACCTCAGCAAACTGCAGAGGGTTCGGCTGATCAGGACCAAGAAGCGGGAGGGGCTGGTCAGAGCCCGCCTCATCGGAGCCACTTTTGCCACTGGGGAAGTGCTCACGTTCCTCGATTGTCACTGTGAGTGTAACTCGGGGTGGTTGGAACCGCTGTTGGAAAGGATCAGTCAAGACGAATCCGTGATCATTTGTCCTGTGATAGACACCATTGATTGGAATACGTTTGACTTTTACATGCAGGAAGGGGAGCCTGTAATCGGGGGCTTTGATTGGCACTTAACCTTCCAGTGGCAGGCAGTCCCCGAGCATGAAAGGAGAAGGTGGAAATCCAGGATTGACCCCATCAGATCCCCGGTTATGGCTGGAGGGCTCTTTGCTGTCAGTAAAAAGTATTTTGAGTACTTGGGCACTTATGACACGGGGATGGAAGTATGGGGCGGTGAGAATTTGGAGTTGTCATTCCGGGTATGGCAGTGTGGGGGGGCCCTGGAGATTCACCCCTGCTCCCACGTAGGGCACGTCTTCCCCAAGCGAGCCCCCTACGCCAGGCCCAATTTTCGGCAGAACACAGTCCGGGCAGCTGAGGTGTGGATGGATGAATATAAAGAGCACTTCTATAATCGCAACCCCTTAGCTAGGAAGGAGAATTATGGGGACGTGTCTGAAAGAAAGTTATTGAGAAGACGGTTGAATTGCAAGAGTTTTGACTGGTATTTGAAAACCGTATTTCCTGCATTGCGCGTGCCAGAGGATCGCCCTGGCTGGCACGGGGCTCTTCGCAGTGTGGGAATCTCTTCGGAATGTCTCGATTACAAATCTCCAGACCGTGATCCCACAGGAGCTCATGTGTCTCTGTTTGGATGCCATGGACAAGGAGGCAATCAGTTTTTCGAATATACCTTAAAGAAAGAGTTGCGCTTTAGTGTCCAGACAGAATTATGTGTCACGGTCCCCAAGCAAAAAAATTATGTTGGAATGCAGTACTGCCCCAAGCAAGGCTCCCCTGTTCCAGAGGAAATCATATGGCATTTTAAAGAAGATGGAACAATTTATCATCCCCAGTCTGGCATGTGCGTGAGTGCCTACCGTACATCCCAGGGGCGTCCTGATGTAGAAATGAGAACTTGTAACGCCATTGATAAAAATCAGATTTGGAGGTTTGAGAAGTAG